The Oncorhynchus keta strain PuntledgeMale-10-30-2019 chromosome 17, Oket_V2, whole genome shotgun sequence genome has a window encoding:
- the LOC118396227 gene encoding SRSF protein kinase 3-like isoform X6 produces the protein MKVVKSAQHYTETALDEIKLLRCVRESDPSDQNKEMVVQLIDDFKISGINGIHVCMVFEVLGHHLLKWIIKSNYQGLPLPCVKSIIKQVLQGLDYLHSKCKIVHTDIKPENILMCVDDAFVRRMAVEATEWQKAGAPPPSGSAVSTAPQVKPVGKISKNKKKKLKKKQKRQTELLERRMLEIEALEKEAEKQRATEGPEGEGLTHSPKHAPRNAALGPAVALGESDDDDDDDEEDGDEEEEGEAERERPTRLTNHTCAALPQEQSEVPPMPEAAAEQEGEPTPSPAPETETQTPTPTPTTPGDGNTANPEGQAEEEDEKEDWKEAVKEEKEEEEEDGEDDEEDLVTAPAEPPPAVEKEEKEGRTEEEEKGEETKEQETDKEEEDDDDDDDDDDDDDDDEEEDDDADETETGVDDLSNSTSTTTGQNNNTHKTNGHVLLGGEERERERGPRANHPVPTSSPIHLHCPLVESEFSCTDRDQSSLSSFYELFNGEVVTPGLTNGAQRHRGTAPRFPELPLDPDPGITVTVGGAGQPGGATSPHSPSADRSRTVSLSSTGDMPKDDVVLAKAKAADLLVNPLDPRNADTLRVKIADLGNACWVHKHFTEDIQTRQYRSIEVLIGAGYSTPADIWSTACMAFELATGDYLFEPHSGEDYSRDEDHIALITELLGKVPRKVVAAGRYSREFFSKKGELRHITKLKPWSLFDVLVEKYGWAPEDAGHFTHFLLPMLEMVPEKRASAGDCLSHPWLNS, from the exons ATGAAGGTGGTGAAGAGTGCTCAGCACTACACAGAGACAGCCCTGGATGAGATCAAACTGCTCAGATGT gtgagagagagtgacCCCTCTGACCAAAACAAAGAGATGGTGGTTCAGCTGATTGACGACTTCAAGATCTCTGGAATTAACGGAATAC atgtgtgtatggtgtttgagGTTCTGGGGCACCACCTTTTAAAATGGATCATCAAGTCCAACTACCAGGGTCTTCCTCTACCCTGTGTCAAGAGTATTATCAAACAG gTTCTGCAGGGCTTGGACTACCTCCACAGCAAGTGTAAGATCGTCCACACGGACATCAAGCCGGAGAACATCCTGATGTGTGTGGACGATGCGTTTGTCCGTCGCATGGCCGTGGAGGCAACAGAATGGCAGAAGGCCGGGGCGCCCCCACCCTCTGGATCAGCAG TCAGCACAGCACCACAGGTCAAACCG gtgGGGAAGATCtcgaagaacaagaagaagaagctgAAGAAGAAGCAGAAGCGTCAGACCGAGCTGTTGGAGAGACGCATGCTGGAGATCGAGGCCCTGGAGAAAGAGGCTGAGAAACAGAGGGCCACAGAGGGCCCCGAAGGTGAGGGGTTGACCCACTCCCCAAAACACGCACCCCGCAACGCGGCACTGGGGCCCGCCGTCGCACTGGGTGAGAGCGATGACGACGATGATGacgatgaagaggatggagacgaggaggaggaaggagaggcagagagggagaggcccACCAGGCTAACCAATCACACCT GTGCTGCCCTACCCCAGGAGCAGTCAGAGGTTCCCCCCATGCCAGAGGCAGCAGCAGAGCAGGAGGGGGAGCCCACCCCCAGCCCTgctccagagacagagacacagaccccCACACCCACTCCCACCACACCTGGGGATGGCAACACAGCCAATCCAGAGGGCCAGGCCGAGGAGGAGGACGAGAAGGAGGATTGGAAAGAGGCCgtaaaggaagagaaggaggaagaggaggaggatggggaagaTGACGAAGAGGACTTGGTTACAGCTCCGGCCGAGCCGCCGCCGGcggtagagaaagaggagaaggaggggagaacagaggaggaggagaagggtgaggagACCAAGGAGCAGGAAACGGACAAAGAGGAAGAGGACGACGACGACGATGAcgacgatgatgacgatgatgatgatgatgaggaagaaGACGATGACGCCGATGAAACAGAGACTGGCGTTGACGACCTCAGCaactccacctccaccaccacggGCCAGAACAACAACACCCACAAAACCAACGGCCACGTCCTActggggggtgaggagagggagagggagagaggtcccAGAGCCAACCATCCAGTCCCTACCTCCTCCCCCATCCATCTGCACTGCCCCCTGGTGGAGTCAGAGTTCAGCTGCACGGACAGGGACCAAAGCTCCCTCAGCTCCTTCTATGAGCTCTTCAACGGCGAGGTGGTTACGCCAGGCCTGACCAACGGGGCGCAGCGCCACAGGGGCACGGCGCCACGCTTCCCAGAGTTGCCGCTGGACCCCGACCCGGGAATCACCGTCACAGTGGGCGGAGCAGGTCAACCGGGGGGCGCGACCTCCCCTCACAGCCCCTCTGCAGACCGCAGCCGTACTGTGTCGTTGTCTAGCACCGGGGACATGCCTAAAG ATGATGTGGTTCTAGCCAAGGCCAAAGCAGCAGACCTGCTGGTCAACCCCCTGGACCCCCGCAACGCTGACACACTCCGAGTCAAGATAGCTGACCTGGGCAACGCCTGCTGGGTG CACAAACACTTCACAGAGGACATCCAGACCAGACAGTACCGCTCCATAGAGGTCCTGATAGGAGCTGGCTACAGCACTCCTGCTGACATTTGGAGCACCGCCTGCatg gCGTTTGAGCTGGCTACAGGAGACTACCTGTTTGAGCCCCACTCTGGAGAGGACTACTCCCGGGATGAGG ATCACATCGCTCTGATCACGGAGCTTCTGGGGAAGGTTCCACGCAAAGTGGTCGCCGCCGGGAGGTACAGCCGAGAGTTTTTCTCCAAGAAAG GTGAGCTGAGGCACATCACCAAGCTGAAGCCCTGGTCCCTGTTTGATGTGTTGGTGGAGAAGTACGGCTGGGCCCCTGAGGATGCCGGCCACTTCACCCACTTCCTGCTGCCCATGCTGGAGATGGTCCCCGAAAAGAGGGCCTCGGCTGGGGACTGCCTCAGCCACCCCTGGCTCAACTCGTAG
- the LOC118396227 gene encoding SRSF protein kinase 2-like isoform X4 → MSVNSEKSSSPERPETQQKAPVSAPPLPPPPPPPPEPAVPPEPEEEILGSDDEEQEDPADYCKGGYHPVKIGDLFNGRYHVIRKLGWGHFSTVWLCWDIQVKNFVAMKVVKSAQHYTETALDEIKLLRCVRESDPSDQNKEMVVQLIDDFKISGINGIHVCMVFEVLGHHLLKWIIKSNYQGLPLPCVKSIIKQVLQGLDYLHSKCKIVHTDIKPENILMCVDDAFVRRMAVEATEWQKAGAPPPSGSAVSTAPQVKPVGKISKNKKKKLKKKQKRQTELLERRMLEIEALEKEAEKQRATEGPEGEGLTHSPKHAPRNAALGPAVALGESDDDDDDDEEDGDEEEEGEAERERPTRLTNHTCAALPQEQSEVPPMPEAAAEQEGEPTPSPAPETETQTPTPTPTTPGDGNTANPEGQAEEEDEKEDWKEAVKEEKEEEEEDGEDDEEDLVTAPAEPPPAVEKEEKEGRTEEEEKGEETKEQETDKEEEDDDDDDDDDDDDDDDEEEDDDADETETGVDDLSNSTSTTTGQNNNTHKTNGHVLLGGEERERERGPRANHPVPTSSPIHLHCPLVESEFSCTDRDQSSLSSFYELFNGEVVTPGLTNGAQRHRGTAPRFPELPLDPDPGITVTVGGAGQPGGATSPHSPSADRSRTVSLSSTGDMPKDDVVLAKAKAADLLVNPLDPRNADTLRVKIADLGNACWVHKHFTEDIQTRQYRSIEVLIGAGYSTPADIWSTACMAFELATGDYLFEPHSGEDYSRDEDHIALITELLGKVPRKVVAAGRYSREFFSKKGELRHITKLKPWSLFDVLVEKYGWAPEDAGHFTHFLLPMLEMVPEKRASAGDCLSHPWLNS, encoded by the exons gtggatACCATCCGGTGAAGATAGGGGACTTGTTCAACGGGAGGTACCACGTAATACGCAAGCTGGGCTGGGGTCACTTCTCCACTGTGTGGCTGTGCTGGGACATcca GGTGAAGAACTTTGTGGCGATGAAGGTGGTGAAGAGTGCTCAGCACTACACAGAGACAGCCCTGGATGAGATCAAACTGCTCAGATGT gtgagagagagtgacCCCTCTGACCAAAACAAAGAGATGGTGGTTCAGCTGATTGACGACTTCAAGATCTCTGGAATTAACGGAATAC atgtgtgtatggtgtttgagGTTCTGGGGCACCACCTTTTAAAATGGATCATCAAGTCCAACTACCAGGGTCTTCCTCTACCCTGTGTCAAGAGTATTATCAAACAG gTTCTGCAGGGCTTGGACTACCTCCACAGCAAGTGTAAGATCGTCCACACGGACATCAAGCCGGAGAACATCCTGATGTGTGTGGACGATGCGTTTGTCCGTCGCATGGCCGTGGAGGCAACAGAATGGCAGAAGGCCGGGGCGCCCCCACCCTCTGGATCAGCAG TCAGCACAGCACCACAGGTCAAACCG gtgGGGAAGATCtcgaagaacaagaagaagaagctgAAGAAGAAGCAGAAGCGTCAGACCGAGCTGTTGGAGAGACGCATGCTGGAGATCGAGGCCCTGGAGAAAGAGGCTGAGAAACAGAGGGCCACAGAGGGCCCCGAAGGTGAGGGGTTGACCCACTCCCCAAAACACGCACCCCGCAACGCGGCACTGGGGCCCGCCGTCGCACTGGGTGAGAGCGATGACGACGATGATGacgatgaagaggatggagacgaggaggaggaaggagaggcagagagggagaggcccACCAGGCTAACCAATCACACCT GTGCTGCCCTACCCCAGGAGCAGTCAGAGGTTCCCCCCATGCCAGAGGCAGCAGCAGAGCAGGAGGGGGAGCCCACCCCCAGCCCTgctccagagacagagacacagaccccCACACCCACTCCCACCACACCTGGGGATGGCAACACAGCCAATCCAGAGGGCCAGGCCGAGGAGGAGGACGAGAAGGAGGATTGGAAAGAGGCCgtaaaggaagagaaggaggaagaggaggaggatggggaagaTGACGAAGAGGACTTGGTTACAGCTCCGGCCGAGCCGCCGCCGGcggtagagaaagaggagaaggaggggagaacagaggaggaggagaagggtgaggagACCAAGGAGCAGGAAACGGACAAAGAGGAAGAGGACGACGACGACGATGAcgacgatgatgacgatgatgatgatgatgaggaagaaGACGATGACGCCGATGAAACAGAGACTGGCGTTGACGACCTCAGCaactccacctccaccaccacggGCCAGAACAACAACACCCACAAAACCAACGGCCACGTCCTActggggggtgaggagagggagagggagagaggtcccAGAGCCAACCATCCAGTCCCTACCTCCTCCCCCATCCATCTGCACTGCCCCCTGGTGGAGTCAGAGTTCAGCTGCACGGACAGGGACCAAAGCTCCCTCAGCTCCTTCTATGAGCTCTTCAACGGCGAGGTGGTTACGCCAGGCCTGACCAACGGGGCGCAGCGCCACAGGGGCACGGCGCCACGCTTCCCAGAGTTGCCGCTGGACCCCGACCCGGGAATCACCGTCACAGTGGGCGGAGCAGGTCAACCGGGGGGCGCGACCTCCCCTCACAGCCCCTCTGCAGACCGCAGCCGTACTGTGTCGTTGTCTAGCACCGGGGACATGCCTAAAG ATGATGTGGTTCTAGCCAAGGCCAAAGCAGCAGACCTGCTGGTCAACCCCCTGGACCCCCGCAACGCTGACACACTCCGAGTCAAGATAGCTGACCTGGGCAACGCCTGCTGGGTG CACAAACACTTCACAGAGGACATCCAGACCAGACAGTACCGCTCCATAGAGGTCCTGATAGGAGCTGGCTACAGCACTCCTGCTGACATTTGGAGCACCGCCTGCatg gCGTTTGAGCTGGCTACAGGAGACTACCTGTTTGAGCCCCACTCTGGAGAGGACTACTCCCGGGATGAGG ATCACATCGCTCTGATCACGGAGCTTCTGGGGAAGGTTCCACGCAAAGTGGTCGCCGCCGGGAGGTACAGCCGAGAGTTTTTCTCCAAGAAAG GTGAGCTGAGGCACATCACCAAGCTGAAGCCCTGGTCCCTGTTTGATGTGTTGGTGGAGAAGTACGGCTGGGCCCCTGAGGATGCCGGCCACTTCACCCACTTCCTGCTGCCCATGCTGGAGATGGTCCCCGAAAAGAGGGCCTCGGCTGGGGACTGCCTCAGCCACCCCTGGCTCAACTCGTAG
- the LOC118396227 gene encoding SRSF protein kinase 2-like isoform X3, with protein MSSRKVMAIQARKRRPKGKKDKAAHGKRPETQQKAPVSAPPLPPPPPPPPEPAVPPEPEEEILGSDDEEQEDPADYCKGGYHPVKIGDLFNGRYHVIRKLGWGHFSTVWLCWDIQVKNFVAMKVVKSAQHYTETALDEIKLLRCVRESDPSDQNKEMVVQLIDDFKISGINGIHVCMVFEVLGHHLLKWIIKSNYQGLPLPCVKSIIKQVLQGLDYLHSKCKIVHTDIKPENILMCVDDAFVRRMAVEATEWQKAGAPPPSGSAVSTAPQVKPVGKISKNKKKKLKKKQKRQTELLERRMLEIEALEKEAEKQRATEGPEGEGLTHSPKHAPRNAALGPAVALGESDDDDDDDEEDGDEEEEGEAERERPTRLTNHTCAALPQEQSEVPPMPEAAAEQEGEPTPSPAPETETQTPTPTPTTPGDGNTANPEGQAEEEDEKEDWKEAVKEEKEEEEEDGEDDEEDLVTAPAEPPPAVEKEEKEGRTEEEEKGEETKEQETDKEEEDDDDDDDDDDDDDDDEEEDDDADETETGVDDLSNSTSTTTGQNNNTHKTNGHVLLGGEERERERGPRANHPVPTSSPIHLHCPLVESEFSCTDRDQSSLSSFYELFNGEVVTPGLTNGAQRHRGTAPRFPELPLDPDPGITVTVGGAGQPGGATSPHSPSADRSRTVSLSSTGDMPKAKAKAADLLVNPLDPRNADTLRVKIADLGNACWVHKHFTEDIQTRQYRSIEVLIGAGYSTPADIWSTACMAFELATGDYLFEPHSGEDYSRDEDHIAHIIELLGVIPRHFALSGKYSREFFNRRGELRHITKLKPWSLFDVLVEKYGWAPEDAGHFTHFLLPMLEMVPEKRASAGDCLSHPWLNS; from the exons gtggatACCATCCGGTGAAGATAGGGGACTTGTTCAACGGGAGGTACCACGTAATACGCAAGCTGGGCTGGGGTCACTTCTCCACTGTGTGGCTGTGCTGGGACATcca GGTGAAGAACTTTGTGGCGATGAAGGTGGTGAAGAGTGCTCAGCACTACACAGAGACAGCCCTGGATGAGATCAAACTGCTCAGATGT gtgagagagagtgacCCCTCTGACCAAAACAAAGAGATGGTGGTTCAGCTGATTGACGACTTCAAGATCTCTGGAATTAACGGAATAC atgtgtgtatggtgtttgagGTTCTGGGGCACCACCTTTTAAAATGGATCATCAAGTCCAACTACCAGGGTCTTCCTCTACCCTGTGTCAAGAGTATTATCAAACAG gTTCTGCAGGGCTTGGACTACCTCCACAGCAAGTGTAAGATCGTCCACACGGACATCAAGCCGGAGAACATCCTGATGTGTGTGGACGATGCGTTTGTCCGTCGCATGGCCGTGGAGGCAACAGAATGGCAGAAGGCCGGGGCGCCCCCACCCTCTGGATCAGCAG TCAGCACAGCACCACAGGTCAAACCG gtgGGGAAGATCtcgaagaacaagaagaagaagctgAAGAAGAAGCAGAAGCGTCAGACCGAGCTGTTGGAGAGACGCATGCTGGAGATCGAGGCCCTGGAGAAAGAGGCTGAGAAACAGAGGGCCACAGAGGGCCCCGAAGGTGAGGGGTTGACCCACTCCCCAAAACACGCACCCCGCAACGCGGCACTGGGGCCCGCCGTCGCACTGGGTGAGAGCGATGACGACGATGATGacgatgaagaggatggagacgaggaggaggaaggagaggcagagagggagaggcccACCAGGCTAACCAATCACACCT GTGCTGCCCTACCCCAGGAGCAGTCAGAGGTTCCCCCCATGCCAGAGGCAGCAGCAGAGCAGGAGGGGGAGCCCACCCCCAGCCCTgctccagagacagagacacagaccccCACACCCACTCCCACCACACCTGGGGATGGCAACACAGCCAATCCAGAGGGCCAGGCCGAGGAGGAGGACGAGAAGGAGGATTGGAAAGAGGCCgtaaaggaagagaaggaggaagaggaggaggatggggaagaTGACGAAGAGGACTTGGTTACAGCTCCGGCCGAGCCGCCGCCGGcggtagagaaagaggagaaggaggggagaacagaggaggaggagaagggtgaggagACCAAGGAGCAGGAAACGGACAAAGAGGAAGAGGACGACGACGACGATGAcgacgatgatgacgatgatgatgatgatgaggaagaaGACGATGACGCCGATGAAACAGAGACTGGCGTTGACGACCTCAGCaactccacctccaccaccacggGCCAGAACAACAACACCCACAAAACCAACGGCCACGTCCTActggggggtgaggagagggagagggagagaggtcccAGAGCCAACCATCCAGTCCCTACCTCCTCCCCCATCCATCTGCACTGCCCCCTGGTGGAGTCAGAGTTCAGCTGCACGGACAGGGACCAAAGCTCCCTCAGCTCCTTCTATGAGCTCTTCAACGGCGAGGTGGTTACGCCAGGCCTGACCAACGGGGCGCAGCGCCACAGGGGCACGGCGCCACGCTTCCCAGAGTTGCCGCTGGACCCCGACCCGGGAATCACCGTCACAGTGGGCGGAGCAGGTCAACCGGGGGGCGCGACCTCCCCTCACAGCCCCTCTGCAGACCGCAGCCGTACTGTGTCGTTGTCTAGCACCGGGGACATGCCTAAAG CCAAGGCCAAAGCAGCAGACCTGCTGGTCAACCCCCTGGACCCCCGCAACGCTGACACACTCCGAGTCAAGATAGCTGACCTGGGCAACGCCTGCTGGGTG CACAAACACTTCACAGAGGACATCCAGACCAGACAGTACCGCTCCATAGAGGTCCTGATAGGAGCTGGCTACAGCACTCCTGCTGACATTTGGAGCACCGCCTGCatg gCGTTTGAGCTGGCTACAGGAGACTACCTGTTTGAGCCCCACTCTGGAGAGGACTACTCCCGGGATGAGG acCATATAGCCCACATCATTGAGCTGCTGGGCGTTATTCCACGGCACTTTGCGCTCTCCGGAAAATATTCCCGGGAGTTCTTCAACCGAAGAG GTGAGCTGAGGCACATCACCAAGCTGAAGCCCTGGTCCCTGTTTGATGTGTTGGTGGAGAAGTACGGCTGGGCCCCTGAGGATGCCGGCCACTTCACCCACTTCCTGCTGCCCATGCTGGAGATGGTCCCCGAAAAGAGGGCCTCGGCTGGGGACTGCCTCAGCCACCCCTGGCTCAACTCGTAG
- the LOC118396227 gene encoding SRSF protein kinase 2-like isoform X2, whose protein sequence is MSSRKVMAIQARKRRPKGKKDKAAHGKRPETQQKAPVSAPPLPPPPPPPPEPAVPPEPEEEILGSDDEEQEDPADYCKGGYHPVKIGDLFNGRYHVIRKLGWGHFSTVWLCWDIQVKNFVAMKVVKSAQHYTETALDEIKLLRCVRESDPSDQNKEMVVQLIDDFKISGINGIHVCMVFEVLGHHLLKWIIKSNYQGLPLPCVKSIIKQVLQGLDYLHSKCKIVHTDIKPENILMCVDDAFVRRMAVEATEWQKAGAPPPSGSAVSTAPQVKPVGKISKNKKKKLKKKQKRQTELLERRMLEIEALEKEAEKQRATEGPEGEGLTHSPKHAPRNAALGPAVALGESDDDDDDDEEDGDEEEEGEAERERPTRLTNHTCAALPQEQSEVPPMPEAAAEQEGEPTPSPAPETETQTPTPTPTTPGDGNTANPEGQAEEEDEKEDWKEAVKEEKEEEEEDGEDDEEDLVTAPAEPPPAVEKEEKEGRTEEEEKGEETKEQETDKEEEDDDDDDDDDDDDDDDEEEDDDADETETGVDDLSNSTSTTTGQNNNTHKTNGHVLLGGEERERERGPRANHPVPTSSPIHLHCPLVESEFSCTDRDQSSLSSFYELFNGEVVTPGLTNGAQRHRGTAPRFPELPLDPDPGITVTVGGAGQPGGATSPHSPSADRSRTVSLSSTGDMPKDDVVLAKAKAADLLVNPLDPRNADTLRVKIADLGNACWVHKHFTEDIQTRQYRSIEVLIGAGYSTPADIWSTACMAFELATGDYLFEPHSGEDYSRDEDHIAHIIELLGVIPRHFALSGKYSREFFNRRGELRHITKLKPWSLFDVLVEKYGWAPEDAGHFTHFLLPMLEMVPEKRASAGDCLSHPWLNS, encoded by the exons gtggatACCATCCGGTGAAGATAGGGGACTTGTTCAACGGGAGGTACCACGTAATACGCAAGCTGGGCTGGGGTCACTTCTCCACTGTGTGGCTGTGCTGGGACATcca GGTGAAGAACTTTGTGGCGATGAAGGTGGTGAAGAGTGCTCAGCACTACACAGAGACAGCCCTGGATGAGATCAAACTGCTCAGATGT gtgagagagagtgacCCCTCTGACCAAAACAAAGAGATGGTGGTTCAGCTGATTGACGACTTCAAGATCTCTGGAATTAACGGAATAC atgtgtgtatggtgtttgagGTTCTGGGGCACCACCTTTTAAAATGGATCATCAAGTCCAACTACCAGGGTCTTCCTCTACCCTGTGTCAAGAGTATTATCAAACAG gTTCTGCAGGGCTTGGACTACCTCCACAGCAAGTGTAAGATCGTCCACACGGACATCAAGCCGGAGAACATCCTGATGTGTGTGGACGATGCGTTTGTCCGTCGCATGGCCGTGGAGGCAACAGAATGGCAGAAGGCCGGGGCGCCCCCACCCTCTGGATCAGCAG TCAGCACAGCACCACAGGTCAAACCG gtgGGGAAGATCtcgaagaacaagaagaagaagctgAAGAAGAAGCAGAAGCGTCAGACCGAGCTGTTGGAGAGACGCATGCTGGAGATCGAGGCCCTGGAGAAAGAGGCTGAGAAACAGAGGGCCACAGAGGGCCCCGAAGGTGAGGGGTTGACCCACTCCCCAAAACACGCACCCCGCAACGCGGCACTGGGGCCCGCCGTCGCACTGGGTGAGAGCGATGACGACGATGATGacgatgaagaggatggagacgaggaggaggaaggagaggcagagagggagaggcccACCAGGCTAACCAATCACACCT GTGCTGCCCTACCCCAGGAGCAGTCAGAGGTTCCCCCCATGCCAGAGGCAGCAGCAGAGCAGGAGGGGGAGCCCACCCCCAGCCCTgctccagagacagagacacagaccccCACACCCACTCCCACCACACCTGGGGATGGCAACACAGCCAATCCAGAGGGCCAGGCCGAGGAGGAGGACGAGAAGGAGGATTGGAAAGAGGCCgtaaaggaagagaaggaggaagaggaggaggatggggaagaTGACGAAGAGGACTTGGTTACAGCTCCGGCCGAGCCGCCGCCGGcggtagagaaagaggagaaggaggggagaacagaggaggaggagaagggtgaggagACCAAGGAGCAGGAAACGGACAAAGAGGAAGAGGACGACGACGACGATGAcgacgatgatgacgatgatgatgatgatgaggaagaaGACGATGACGCCGATGAAACAGAGACTGGCGTTGACGACCTCAGCaactccacctccaccaccacggGCCAGAACAACAACACCCACAAAACCAACGGCCACGTCCTActggggggtgaggagagggagagggagagaggtcccAGAGCCAACCATCCAGTCCCTACCTCCTCCCCCATCCATCTGCACTGCCCCCTGGTGGAGTCAGAGTTCAGCTGCACGGACAGGGACCAAAGCTCCCTCAGCTCCTTCTATGAGCTCTTCAACGGCGAGGTGGTTACGCCAGGCCTGACCAACGGGGCGCAGCGCCACAGGGGCACGGCGCCACGCTTCCCAGAGTTGCCGCTGGACCCCGACCCGGGAATCACCGTCACAGTGGGCGGAGCAGGTCAACCGGGGGGCGCGACCTCCCCTCACAGCCCCTCTGCAGACCGCAGCCGTACTGTGTCGTTGTCTAGCACCGGGGACATGCCTAAAG ATGATGTGGTTCTAGCCAAGGCCAAAGCAGCAGACCTGCTGGTCAACCCCCTGGACCCCCGCAACGCTGACACACTCCGAGTCAAGATAGCTGACCTGGGCAACGCCTGCTGGGTG CACAAACACTTCACAGAGGACATCCAGACCAGACAGTACCGCTCCATAGAGGTCCTGATAGGAGCTGGCTACAGCACTCCTGCTGACATTTGGAGCACCGCCTGCatg gCGTTTGAGCTGGCTACAGGAGACTACCTGTTTGAGCCCCACTCTGGAGAGGACTACTCCCGGGATGAGG acCATATAGCCCACATCATTGAGCTGCTGGGCGTTATTCCACGGCACTTTGCGCTCTCCGGAAAATATTCCCGGGAGTTCTTCAACCGAAGAG GTGAGCTGAGGCACATCACCAAGCTGAAGCCCTGGTCCCTGTTTGATGTGTTGGTGGAGAAGTACGGCTGGGCCCCTGAGGATGCCGGCCACTTCACCCACTTCCTGCTGCCCATGCTGGAGATGGTCCCCGAAAAGAGGGCCTCGGCTGGGGACTGCCTCAGCCACCCCTGGCTCAACTCGTAG